AACCCAGAGGTCAAGGAGATCTACAAAGATTTCCTTGGTGAACCAAACAGCGAAAAGGCTCATCATCTGCTGCATACCGAATACTGCGATCGCAGCTGCAAGTAGAACGGGAACACATGGGGAGGTACGTCAATGGACGGTACAAAGCATGTTGGAGTCATTGCCATCATCATCAGCAAGCGTGAAACGACGGCCCCAAAGGTGAACCAGATACTCACGAGCCATGGAGACTTCATCATCGGACGCCTGGGACTGCCATATGGGGACCATGGCCTGCATGTGATTTCGCTCATCGTCGACGGTGACAAGGAACAGCTGCAGGGCCTGACTGCGGAACTGACTGCAGTGCCGGACACTA
The Coprothermobacter sp. genome window above contains:
- a CDS encoding CopG family transcriptional regulator, with amino-acid sequence MDGTKHVGVIAIIISKRETTAPKVNQILTSHGDFIIGRLGLPYGDHGLHVISLIVDGDKEQLQGLTAELTAVPDTIIESTMTPVCLP